Genomic window (Candidatus Dormiibacterota bacterium):
CGACCGCCGGCGACAGGGGCGCCCACGGTGCCCACGGCGGCGAGGACGTGGTCGACGCAGAGTTCAAGGAGGTCTAGGGACCTCCTCCCTCCTCCGGAGCGGCGAGGGGCGGCGCGCAGGGTGCGCGCCGCCCCTTCGCTGCGGCCCGTGCGCCGCCATCGTTCGCCTTCGCGCCGGAGCCGCTCAGCGCAGCCGCTTGCGGAAGTGGTGCTCGACCGTGTTGGAGAGGTCGTGGAGCTCGCGCGTCCGCGCCGAGCGTGCGTACCCCAACCGGGCATAGAGCCGGTGGGCGTCATGGAACCGGGTGTCCGACCAGAGCTCGACGACGGCCGCCCCACGCCCCCGCGCGGCGTCCTCCACCAGCCCCGCGAGCCGCGCCCCCAGCCCCCGCCGCCGCGCCGCCGCGGCCACGTACAGCATCCGCAGCTCGATCCCCGCGGCGCCGGACGGCACCCAGCCCACCGACCCCACGACCACGCCCGCCTCCTCCGCGACGAACACCTCGCCAGCCCACTCCGCGTATGCGCTGGCGATCCGGCGCAGGTGGGGCTCCTCCCCATCCACGTCGAGCACGCAGCCCGGGTACTCGGCCCAGCACGCCCCCACCAGCGCCACCAACCCGCCCGCGTCGTCATCCCGCGCCGCCCGGATCACCACCGTCCGAGGAGCGACAGCCCTAGACCTGGTCGATGCGGGTCAACACCCAATCGTATCTGCCGCTCATCACCGGCGCTCGGCAGTAGGAGCAGACGCCGGCGAGGTCGAGGTCGAGGGGGGCGCCGCAGTTCGGGCACTTCGACGAGAGGGTGCCGCCCTTCGGCTTGGTGGTCGCCGACGAGGCGCGCTGGAACACCCAGTCCTCCGTCCACTGCTCGACGCTGCGGTTGCCGCGCACCACCTTGCCGCTCTTCACGTCGATGTCGTAGTCGGCGCAGGCGGCGAGGAAGCGCAGGGTGAGGGTGTCGTAGGTCTGGTCGCTGTGGGCGCCGATGATCCGCGCGTTGCCCACGGCGAGCTGGTCGAGCACGTTGCG
Coding sequences:
- a CDS encoding GNAT family N-acetyltransferase, coding for MIRAARDDDAGGLVALVGACWAEYPGCVLDVDGEEPHLRRIASAYAEWAGEVFVAEEAGVVVGSVGWVPSGAAGIELRMLYVAAAARRRGLGARLAGLVEDAARGRGAAVVELWSDTRFHDAHRLYARLGYARSARTRELHDLSNTVEHHFRKRLR